The proteins below come from a single Panicum hallii strain FIL2 chromosome 7, PHallii_v3.1, whole genome shotgun sequence genomic window:
- the LOC112900802 gene encoding acyl-acyl carrier protein thioesterase ATL4, chloroplastic-like, whose amino-acid sequence MQQQMAGLVRQVTGLSPRPHAADGSSGGPHGQHRVVVRTGRARPGRIVAAAHVASRPKYCRLRGAAAVAVPETSRQQLLDQQHVRPTAPNQLISTVRKDKFFEIEMKVLDDELDEYGVVNNAIYASYLHSGRDVVLEKLGISVDYWTSTGNAMALSELNLKYYAPLRSGDRFVVKVKPVQIKGVRMIVEHMIETLPERKLVLEGRATVVCLNKDFRPTRVFPELSARAMEVFACKVA is encoded by the exons ATGCAGCAGCAGATGGCCGGCCTCGTTCGTCAGGTCACCGGCCTCTCCCCTCGGCCGCACGCCGCCGATGGGAGCTCCGGCGGCCCCCATGGGCAGCACCGCGTGGTGGTGCGCACCGGCCGGGCGCGTCCCGGCAGGATCGTCGCGGCGGCGCACGTGGCTTCCCGGCCCAAATACTGCCGGCTCCGGGGCGCGGCTGCGGTCGCCGTCCCCGAAACCAGCCGCCAGCAGCTCCTCGATCAACAACACGTTCGCCCCACCGCACCGAACCAGCTTATTAGCACCGTCAG GAAGGACAAGTTCTTCGAGATCGAGATGAAGGTCCTTGACGACGAGCTCGACGAGTACGGCGTCGTCAACAACGCCATCTACGCCAGCTACCTCCACAGTG GTCGTGACGTGGTGCTCGAGAAGCTGGGCATCAGCGTGGACTACTGGACATCCACGGGCAACGCCATGGCTCTGTCAGAGCTGAACCTCAAGTACTACGCGCCTCTCAGG AGTGGCGACAGGTTCGTCGTCAAGGTGAAGCCTGTGCAAATCAAAGGCGTGCGAATGATCGTCGAGCACATGATCGAGACCCTGCCGGAGCGTAAG CTCGTATTGGAAGGCAGAGCGACCGTTGTTTGCCTCAACAAAGACTTTCGTCCAACTCGGGTGTTCCCGGAGTTATCTGCAAGAGCAATGGAGGTCTTCGCTTGCAAGGTTGCCTAA
- the LOC112900274 gene encoding acyl-acyl carrier protein thioesterase ATL3, chloroplastic-like — protein sequence MQQPFARLVPTARPALPPIHAGAAGPSYPPVHWAAALRGAPLTAVGRRAYRPLAVSAQSASPAAGLRLEHKFYEVEMKVRDYELDQYGVVNNAVYASYCQHGRHELLGSVGISADAVARSGESLALSELHLKYFAPLRTGDKFVVKVRLASIKGVRMIFEHIIEKLPNREQILEAKATAVCLNKDYRPSRIPPELLSKLQLYSSKDSEGSSDYANNRKNSCS from the exons ATGCAGCAGCCGTTCGCGCGCCTCGTGCCCACCGCCCGCCCCGCGCTCCCGCCAATCCACGCCGGAGCCGCCGGCCCGAGCTATCCACCCGTCCACTGGGCCGCGGCGCTTCGCGGGGCGCCGCTCACCGCGGTCGGGCGGCGCGCGTACCGTCCCCTCGCCGTCTCCGCCCAATCTGCTAGCCCCGCCGCCGGCTTGAG ATTGGAGCATAAATTTTACGAAGTAGAGATGAAGGTGCGCGACTATGAACTTGACCAGTACGGTGTTGTTAACAATGCAGTCTATGCTAGCTACTGCCAACATG GTCGTCATGAGCTGCTTGGGAGTGTGGGCATCAGTGCAGATGCAGTGGCGCGCAGTGGTGAGTCACTGGCCCTCTCTGAGCTGCACCTCAAGTACTTCGCTCCTTTGAGG ACTGGTGACAAGTTTGTTGTTAAGGTGAGGCTTGCGAGCATCAAAGGTGTACGGATGATATTTGAGCACATCATTGAGAAGCTGCCTAATCGTGAG CAAATTCTGGAGGCAAAGGCAACAGCTGTTTGTCTGAACAAAGATTACCGTCCTTCCCGCATACCTCCTGAACTACTGTCCAAGCTGCAGCTCTACTCATCAAAGGACAGCGAAGGGTCAAGTGACTACGCGAACAATCGCAAAAACAGTTGCAGCTAA
- the LOC112900492 gene encoding probable pectinesterase 68, with amino-acid sequence MARVLSLVLLLATVASILPPSASQAATRCEYPRHAGHGYKHPVGVRKVVVDAGGAGDFTSIQQAVDSVPVNNTVRVIMQINAGTYREKVLVPATKPYITFHGAGRDVTVVEWHDRASDRGPDGQPLRTYNTASVTVLSNFFTAKNISFKNTAPAPMPGTQGGQAVAFRISGDKAFFFGCGFYGAQDTLCDDAGRHYFRDCYIEGSIDFVFGNARSLYKDCELRSTAQRYGSVAAHGRRDPCERTGFAFVNCRVTGTGRLYVGRAMGQYSRIVYAYTYFDSVIAPGGWDDWDHTSNKSMTAFFGMYRNWGPGVDAVHGVPWARELDYFAARPFLGKSFVNGYHWLTPDV; translated from the exons ATGGCTCGCGTACTCTCGCTGGTGTTGTTACTGGCCACGGTCGCGAGCATCCTGCCGCCGTCCGCGAGCCAGGCGGCGACCAGGTGCGAGTACCCGAGGCACGCTGGGCACGGGTACAAGCACCCGGTGGGCGTGCGGAAGGTGGTCGTGgacgcgggcggcgccggcgacttCACCTCCATCCAGCAGGCCGTCGACTCCGTGCCGGTGAACAACACCGTGCGCGTCATCATGCAGATCAACGCCGGCACCTACAG GGAGAAGGTGCTGGTGCCGGCGACGAAGCCGTACATCACGTTCCACGGCGCCGGGCGCGACGTGACGGTGGTGGAGTGGCACGACCGGGCCAGCGACCGCGGCCCCGACGGGCAGCCGCTCCGCACCTACAACACCGCCTCCGTAACCGTTCTCTCTAACTTTTTCACCGCTAAGAACATCAGCTTCAAG AACACAGCTCCGGCACCAATGCCCGGCACGCAGGGGGGCCAGGCGGTGGCGTTCCGCATCTCCGGCGACAAGGCCTTCTTCTTCGGGTGCGGGTTCTACGGCGCGCAGGACACGCTGTGCGACGACGCCGGGCGGCACTACTTCCGCGACTGCTACATCGAGGGCTCCATCGACTTCGTCTTCGGCAACGCCCGCTCCCTCTACAAGGACTGCGAGCTGCGCTCCACGGCGCAGCGGTACGGCTCGGTGGCGGCGCACGGCCGGCGCGACCCCTGCGAGCGCACCGGCTTCGCCTTCGTCAACTGCCGGGTCACCGGCACCGGCAGGCTCTACGTCGGCCGCGCCATGGGCCAGTACTCGCGCATCGTCTACGCCTACACCTACTTCGACAGCGTCATCGCGCCCGGCGGCTGGGACGACTGGGACCACACCAGCAACAAGAGCAT GACGGCGTTCTTCGGGATGTACAGGAACTGGGGCCCCGGCGTCGACGCCGTGCACGGCGTGCCGTGGGCGCGGgagctcgactacttcgccgcgCGCCCCTTCCTCGGCAAGAGCTTCGTCAACGGATACCACTGGCTCACGCCTGACGTCTGA
- the LOC112901593 gene encoding putative glucuronosyltransferase PGSIP8, with protein sequence MGWSVRLWWLVAVAAWAAAAVGAEGEVVAVGAAAPRRHAYAAMMYMGTPRDYEFYVATRVMMRSLGRLSASADRVVIASLDVPPRWVEALKDDGVKVVSVDNLKNPYEKQENFNMRFKLTLNKLYAWSLVSYERVVMLDSDNIFLQNTDELFQCGRFCAVFINPCIFHTGLFVLKPSMDVFKNMLHELAVGRENPDGADQGFLAGYFPDLLDQPMFHPPANGTKLEGTYRLPLGYQMDASYYYLKLRWSIPCGPNSVITFPSAPWFKPWYWWSWPVLPLGLSWHEQRRENLGYSSEIPVVLIQAVLYIGVIAVTRLARPSLSKMCYNRRMEKSTMFLLSLLRVVVAWSILAAYTIPFFIIPRTVHPLLGWPLYLLGSFSLSSIVINIFLLHPLSVLTTWFGIIGALFVMSFPWYLNGVVRALAVFAYAFCCAPLIWASLVKTMSSLQVLVERDAFRLGEPNQNAEFTKLY encoded by the exons ATGGGGTGGTCCGTAAGGCTGTGGTGGCtcgtggcggtggcggcgtgggcggcggcggcggtgggggcggaGGGGGAGGTCGtcgcggtgggggcggcggcacCGAGGCGGCACGCGTACGCGGCGATGATGTACATGGGCACGCCCCGGGACTACGAGTTCTACGTCGCCACGCGCGTCATGATGCGGTCCCTGGGCAGGCTAAGCGCCAGCGCCGACCGCGTCGTGATCGCGTCCCTCGACGTCCCGCCGCGCTGGGTCGAGGCGCT GAAAGATGATGGTGTGAAGGTGGTCTCTGTGGATAATTTGAAGAATCCTTATGAGAAACAAGAAAATTTCAACATGCGATTCAAGTTGACTTTAAACAAGCTGTATGCGTGGAGCTTAGTTTCATATGAGCGAGTTGTTATGCTTGATTCCGACAACATTTTCCTCCAGAATACTGATGAGTTATTTCAGTGTGGTCGGTTTTGTGCTGTCTTCATCAATCCATGTATCTTCCATACAGGCCTCTTTGTACTAAAG CCTTCAATGGATGTTTTTAAGAACATGCTACACGAGCTAGCTGTTGGACGCGAAAACCCAGATGGTGCAGACCAAGGCTTCCTTGCTGGTTATTTCCCGGATTTGCTTGATCAGCCAATGTTCCATCCACCAGCTAATGGTACCAAACTTGAGGGAACTTATCGCCTCCCTCTGGGCTACCAGATGGATGCATCTTACTATT ATCTGAAGCTTCGTTGGAGTATTCCATGTGGGCCAAACAGTGTGATTACATTTCCAAGTGCTCCATGGTTTAAACCATGGTATTGGTGGTCTTGGCCAGTTTTACCTTTGGGCCTCTCTTGGCATGAACAACGTCGTGAAAACCTAGG GTACTCGTCGGAGATACCAGTGGTTTTAATTCAGGCTGTACTGTACATTGGAGTCATAGCAGTTACTCGACTGGCACGGCCTAGCTTGTCCAAGATGTGCTACAACAGAAGAATGGAGAAAAGCACTATGTTCTTGCTCTCCCTGCTCAGAGTAGTGGTGGCATGGTCCATACTCGCAGCTTACACCATTCCCTTCTTCATCATCCCAAGGACTGTGCATCCGCTGCTTGGATGGCCTCTGTACCTGCTCGGTTCTTTCTCACTTTCTTCCATTGTGATCAACATCTTCCTCCTTCACCCGCTCTCTGTCCTCACGACATGGTTTGGGATCATCGGCGCTCTCTTTGTGATGTCTTTCCCTTGGTATCTAAATGGTGTCGTCAGGGCCTTGGCGGTGTTTGCGTACGCATTCTGCTGCGCACCCTTGATCTGGGCATCTTTGGTCAAGACAATGAGCTCCTTACAGGTTCTCGTCGAGAGGGACGCATTCAGGCTTGGAGAACCTAACCAGAACGCCGAGTTCACGAAGCTGTACTGA
- the LOC112901594 gene encoding vesicle-associated protein 1-3-like produces the protein MSSTLLRVYPSELKIPYEVKKQRSCCMQLTNRTDQFVAFKVKTTSPRKYSVRHSCGILLPRGSCNVTVTMQAPMEMLSDHHCKDKFLVQSVVVQDRATMEDFGPQLFTKAPGRLIEEFKLRVVYIAANPPSPVPEEEEEEDSSPLSEVVSGVKTSSTFDVADRCIGASASEPCSEGTSVILELVGERDYGVDKNQKVLQEMELLGETRSSQQGFSLMFVVFVFMSSVFIGHLMNEIKV, from the exons ATGAGCAGTACGCTGCTTCGGGTCTACCCTTCCGAGCTCAAGATCCCCT ATGAGGTGAAGAAGCAGCGATCTTGCTGCATGCAGCTGACGAACAGGACCGATCAATTCGTGGCCTTCAAG GTGAAAACAACGAGCCCGAGGAAGTACTCGGTCAGGCACAGCTGCGGCATACTGCTTCCACGGGGCTCGTGCAATGTAACAG TTACTATGCAAGCACCTATGGAGATGCTATCAGACCACCACTGCAAGGACAAGTTCCTCGTGCAAAGCGTTGTGGTGCAGGACAGAGCGACGATGGAAGACTTTGGTCCTCAATTG TTCACTAAAGCACCAGGTAGGCTAATTGAGGAGTTCAAGTTGCGAGTGGTGTATATTGCTGCTAATCCTCCCTCACCAGTtccggaggaagaagaggaagaggattCATCTCCTCTGTCAGAGGTGGTCTCTGGAGTAAAGACCTCATCTACATTTGATGTT GCGGATAGATGTATAGGTGCTTCTGCATCAGAACCTTGTTCTGAG GGTACCTCTGTAATATTGGAGCTGGTTGGAGAGAGAGACTATGGAGTAGACAAAAATCAGAAGGTTCTGCAAGAAATG GAACTGCTTGGGGAGACAAGGTCATCTCAACAGGGATTCTCACTGATGTTTGTAGTGTTCGTCTTCATGTCATCTGTGTTCATTGGACACTTGATGAACGAAATCAAGGTCTAG
- the LOC112900803 gene encoding uncharacterized protein LOC112900803 → MAGKASIALFLAVNMVVFAMASACGGHCPPSTPSTPSTPTPTPASFGKCPRDALKLGVCANVLGLIKAKVGVPPTEPCCPLLEGLVDLEAAVCLCTAIKGNILGINLNLPIDLSLILNHCGKTVPTGFKCLYATANHHRRLAIESLSPRLNHSVSSLWSSNCCCVAMAGKASVALFLAVNLVVFAVASATRANCPPPPSTPSTPSTPTPTPASFGKCPRDALKLGVCANVLGLIKAKVGVPPTEPCCPLLEGLVDLEAALCLCTAIKGNILGINLNLPIDLSLILNHCGKTVPTGFKCLSKMAGKASVALFLAVILVVFAMASACGGNCPSPTPSTPSTPTPTPASFGKCPRDALKLGVCANVLNLIKAKVGVPPAEPCCPLLEGLVDLEAAVCLCTAIKGNILGINLNLPIDLSLILNYCGKTVPTGFKCL, encoded by the exons ATGGCAGGCAAGGCCTCGATCGCGCTGTTCCTCGCCGTCAACATGGTCGTGTTCGCCATGGCCAGCGCCTGCGGCGGCCACTGCCCTCCTTCGACGCCGTCCACCCCTTCGACACCGACCCCAACCCCGGCCTCGTTCGGCAAGTGCCCCCGCGACGCGCTGAAGCTAGGCGTGTGCGCCAACGTGCTGGGCCTGATCAAGGCCAAGGTCGGCGTGCCTCCCACGGAGCCCTGCTGCCCGCTGCTGGAGGGGCTTGTCGACCTCGAGGCCGCCGTGTGCCTCTGCACCGCCATCAAGGGCAACATCCTCGGCATCAACCTGAACCTGCCCATCGACCTCAGCCTCATCCTCAACCACTGCGGCAAGACCGTGCCCACCGGGTTCAAGTGCCTCTA CGCCACCGCAAACCATCACAGGCGGTTAGCAATCGAGTCATTAAGTCCCAGGCTTAATCACTCTGTTTCGAGCTTGTGGTCGAGTAACTGTTGCTGCGTAGCAATGGCAGGCAAGGCCTCGGTCGCGCTGTTCCTGGCCGTCAACCTGGTCGTGTTCGCCGTGGCCAGTGCCACCCGCGCCAACTGCcccccgccgccgtcgacccCGTCGACCCCGTCGACACCGACCCCGACGCCGGCCTCGTTCGGCAAGTGCCCCCGCGACGCGCTGAAGCTGGGCGTGTGCGCCAACGTGCTGGGCCTTATCAAGGCCAAGGTCGGCGTGCCGCCCACGGAGCCCTGCTGCCCGCTGCTTGAAGGGCTCGTCGACCTTGAGGCCGCCTTGTGCCTCTGCACCGCCATCAAGGGCAACATCCTCGGCATCAACCTGAACCTGCCCATCGACCTCAGCCTCATCCTCAACCACTGCGGCAAGACCGTGCCCACTGGATTCAAGTGCCTC AGCAAAATGGCAGGAAAGGCCTCCGTCGCTCTGTTCCTCGCCGTCATCCTGGTCGTGTTCGCCATGGCCAGCGCCTGCGGTGGCAACTGCCCCTCGCCGACCCCGTCCACCCCATccacgccgacgccgacgccggccTCGTTCGGCAAGTGCCCTCGCGACGCGCTGAAGCTGGGCGTGTGCGCCAACGTGTTGAACCTGATCAAGGCCAAGGTGGGCGTGCCGCCCGCGGAGCCCTGCTGCCCGCTGCTGGAGGGGCTCGTCGACCTCGAGGCCGCCGTGTGCCTGTGCACCGCCATCAAGGGCAACATCCTCGGCATCAACCTCAACCTGCCCATCGACCTCAGCCTCATCCTCAACTACTGCGGCAAGACCGTGCCCACCGGGTTCAAGTGCCTCTAA
- the LOC112900186 gene encoding 14 kDa proline-rich protein DC2.15-like: MAGKASIALFLAVNMVVFAMASACGGNCPTPTPSTPSTPTPTPASFGKCPRDALKLGVCANVLGLIKAKVGVPPTEPCCPLLEGLVDLEAAVCLCTAIKGNILGINLNLPIDLSLILNHCGKTVPTGFKCL, from the coding sequence ATGGCGGGCAAGGCCTCGATCGCGCTGTTCCTCGCCGTCAACATGGTCGTGTTCGCCATGGCCAGCGCCTGCGGTGGCAACTGCCCCACGCCGACCCCGTCCACCCCATCCACGCCGACCCCAACGCCGGCCTCGTTCGGCAAGTGCCCCCGCGACGCGCTGAAGCTGGGCGTGTGCGCCAACGTGCTGGGCCTGATCAAGGCCAAGGTGGGCGTGCCGCCCACGGAGCCATGCTGCCCGCTGCTGGAGGGGCTCGTCGACCTCGAGGCCGCCGTGTGCCTGTGCACCGCCATCAAGGGCAACATCCTCGGCATCAACCTGAACCTGCCCATTGACCTCAGCCTCATCCTCAACCACTGCGGCAAGACCGTGCCCACCGGATTCAAGTGCCTCTAA